Part of the Methanomicrobia archaeon genome is shown below.
GAAGCTTCATCGATTGGGTGAGGATATAGGCGTAGAAAATCTGTACCTAAAACGAGACGATGTGAGCGGCAAGCTCTACGGCGGCAACAAGACACGGAAATTAGAGTTTATCCTGGGGCACGCGCTGCGCACGGACGCAAAAGCGGTGTTTGCCTTCGGTTTTGCAGGTTCTAACCATGCCGTGGCGACCGCCATCTATGCACAGCAGGTGGGCCTCAAGAGTATCTCGATGCTCATGCCGCAGCCGAATGCACAGTATGTCCGTCGCAATCTTCTTATGAGCCATTATTGTGGGGCGGAACTCCATCAACACCGGAATGTGCCGCTCGTCATTATGGGAACCTTTTATCAAATACTCAGACATAAACTAAGATATGGCTATTCCCCTCAGGTCATTCCTCCTGGTGGCTCATCGCCCCTCGGGGCGACGGGTTTTGTCAATGCGGCATTCGAACTCAAAGAGCAGATCATGAGCGGAGAACTACCAGAGCCAGATCGTATTTACGTCGCCTTGGGTACCACGGGCACAGCCGTCGGGCTCATGCTGGGGCTCAAGGCTGCAAACCTCAAAAGCCGCGTGATCTCGGTACGGGTGGCCGATGAGCAATTTGCCAACGTGCGAAAAATGGTCACGCTCTTTCATGAAACGAACTCGTTCCTGTGCTCATTGGATCCATCCTTTCCCGCATTCAAAATCTCTGAGAAGGATATAGCTATTACGCACGACTTTTTTGGAGAACGGTACGCGCTCTTCACGGAGGAAGGAATGGAGGCCGTAACCCGCATGGAGAAAGAAGAGGGCATTACGTTGGACGGTACTTATACCGGTAAAGCAGTTGCCGCACTCATAGCGGATGCGCAAAAACACGTTTTACGGGATCAGATCGTTCTCTTCTGGAACACCTACAACTCGCGCGATTTCTCCAACGCTCTATCGACCGTTGATTATCGCCAGCTACCTCGATGCTTTCATCGCTATTTTGAAGAGGAGGTCCAGCCCTTGGATAGATTATCTGGGAAAGGAGGAAGAATTTAGAATGCTTAGGTTAGGAGAGTGAGATATTCTTAAAAGGGATGTCAAATATACTGGACCCGGTAACACTGGAAATCCTGAAGAACGCATTTACCGCCGTGCCGGAGGAGATGGGCGCGGCATTGAAACGGACGGCATACTCGCCGAACATCAAGGAGCGGATGGACGCGTCCTGTGCCGTCTTCAACTCGAAAGGCCGGATGCTGGCGCAGGCGGAGCATATCCCGGTGCATCTGGGCGCGATGCCACTCACCGTTGCGTTCGCCTTGCGACACGTTGAAGACTTGCAGGAAGGCGACCAAATCGTGGTCAACGATCCGTATCATGGCGGCTCGCACCTGCCCGACCTCACGTTGATCAAACCGGTATTCTACGCGGATGAGTTGGTCGGTTATGTTGTTAATCGAGCGCATCATGCGGACGTCGGTGGCATCTCGCCGGGCTCGATGCCGGGTAACAGCACCGAGATCTTCCAGGAAGGGTTGATAATCCCTCCCTGTAAACTGGTAGTCGGGGGTCAGGAGAATGAGGGAGTTTTTGCGATCATAAAGGCTAATACGCGCACGCCGGCGGAGCGTGTCGGGGATATACGGGCGCAGATCGCCGCGAACAATGTGGGCGCACTGCGAGTCGCGGAACTCATCAAGAAATACGGCGCTGATACCTACCACGAGTTTGCGGAAAGCATCATCGCATACAGCGAGACGAGGATGCGGCACGCGATCTCAGCAATGCCAGATGGCACGTATACCGCAGAGGATTTTCTGGACGACGATGGCATTACCGACGAACCGGTAAAACTCGCCGTGAGCATAACAATCGCGGGCAGTACAATTGTCATAAATTTTAACGGCACCGATCCACAAAGAAGAGGGAATATTAATGCTCCGTACGCGGTTACGCTCTCGGCTGTTTACTACGTCTTGCGCTGCGTGACGGACCCGGAAATACCGTCGAATCATGGCTGTTACCTGCCTCTGACCGTTCACGTACCTGAAGGGTCTGTTTTGAATCCGAAACCACCCGCGGCGGTATCCAGCGGTAATGTGGAGACCTCACAGCGGATTGTGGATGTCCTGCTCCTTGCATTACATGAAGCGCTTCCTGATCGGATCCCGGCGCAATCGCAGGGCACGATGAACAACGTCGTAATCGGAGGGGTAGATAACTCTGGCAAGAGCTTTACCTATTACGAAACCATTGCCGGCGGTCAGGGCGCATTACCCTTTAAAGACGGCGAGGATGGCGTTCACACGCACATGACGAACACGGCGAACACGCCGATAGAAGCCTTGGAGCTCTCGTATCCGCTGCAGGTGGAGAAATACGAACTGATTCCAGAATCAGGAGGAAAAGGCACGTTCAGTGGTGGCGGGGGCATACGAAGAGCGATTCGTGTGCTGGTTGATAATGCGACGCTCTCTCTGCAATCAGACCGGAGGAAATACCAGCCGAAAGGCTTGCAGGGCGGCGAGAACGGACGAGCAGGGAAGAATTACGTGCTGAGAGCTCAAAAACGGATCGATTTGCCTTCAAAAGTGACAATGCAGCTTGAAAAGGGGGATATCGTGGTACTCGAAACGCCCGGTGGTGGCGGTTATGGTAAGAGCTTGTGATACATACAACGCATTTATACGGGCTCCTTTTACTCTCCTTTCTCAATTAACACAAATAAGGTATTGTACATAAGTGTAAAGTGCAAAGCAAGGTGTGCGAAAAGATGAGTCGAGCTAAGCATGCGTGGGCATCCAACGCGGCGTTCCTATCCGTTCCAGCACTCGTTATCCTGGCACTCTTTCTCGCTAGTGTATCATTCGTTCCTGCTGCCACGGCACAGAGCACGGTATCGCTCTATTACTTTTATGGTGCCGATTGCCCGCATTGCCAGGAATTTACGCCGGTTATCAATGAGCTTGCACAGGAGTATCCGGAGCTCGACGTACATAAATGTGAGATTTCCTACAACGAAACGAACAGCGACCTTTTTAACGCCTTTATTCAAGCGTATGATCCGCCCGCCGTTGACATTCCTGCGGTCTTCATCGGTAATTCAGCGGTAATCGGCCTCGAGCTGAGCAAAGAGCGGCTGGAGGCTGAAATAGCGTTCTGCTTGGAGAACGAATGCCCCGATCCGATTTTACTCGTGCAGGGCCAGAATGGGGAGGAATCAGTCGACCAACAGTCGTCGTTGTTTCTTCTGCTCATCAGCACGGCATTAATCGAGGGGATCAACCCTTGCGGGTTCGCAGTCCTGCTCGTGCTGCTTGCGTCGCTGCTCATGGTGAAATCGAAGCGCAGCGTGCTCCTTGTAGGTCTGGCGTTCATTGCAAGCGTTTTCGTCACGCATTTGCTCGTTGGGTTTGGCATTCTGGAGTTTTACCTCGTTTCGGGTATCTCACCCCTTTTACGGACGGTTGTTATTGTGATCGTCATTCCGGCAGGCCTCGTCAATATCCTGGATTTCTGGCGTGAAAAGTCGACTCTGGCAATCCCCACGTTTATCAAGCCGACGCTCGGCCAGCTTGCTCGCTACGGCTCAATTCCTGCTGCGGTGCTTTTAGGAGTTCTGGCGACCAT
Proteins encoded:
- a CDS encoding pyridoxal-phosphate dependent enzyme codes for the protein MIPLLEQYPLLAEKLPYVSLGEFPTPVAKLHRLGEDIGVENLYLKRDDVSGKLYGGNKTRKLEFILGHALRTDAKAVFAFGFAGSNHAVATAIYAQQVGLKSISMLMPQPNAQYVRRNLLMSHYCGAELHQHRNVPLVIMGTFYQILRHKLRYGYSPQVIPPGGSSPLGATGFVNAAFELKEQIMSGELPEPDRIYVALGTTGTAVGLMLGLKAANLKSRVISVRVADEQFANVRKMVTLFHETNSFLCSLDPSFPAFKISEKDIAITHDFFGERYALFTEEGMEAVTRMEKEEGITLDGTYTGKAVAALIADAQKHVLRDQIVLFWNTYNSRDFSNALSTVDYRQLPRCFHRYFEEEVQPLDRLSGKGGRI
- a CDS encoding hydantoinase B/oxoprolinase family protein — translated: MSNILDPVTLEILKNAFTAVPEEMGAALKRTAYSPNIKERMDASCAVFNSKGRMLAQAEHIPVHLGAMPLTVAFALRHVEDLQEGDQIVVNDPYHGGSHLPDLTLIKPVFYADELVGYVVNRAHHADVGGISPGSMPGNSTEIFQEGLIIPPCKLVVGGQENEGVFAIIKANTRTPAERVGDIRAQIAANNVGALRVAELIKKYGADTYHEFAESIIAYSETRMRHAISAMPDGTYTAEDFLDDDGITDEPVKLAVSITIAGSTIVINFNGTDPQRRGNINAPYAVTLSAVYYVLRCVTDPEIPSNHGCYLPLTVHVPEGSVLNPKPPAAVSSGNVETSQRIVDVLLLALHEALPDRIPAQSQGTMNNVVIGGVDNSGKSFTYYETIAGGQGALPFKDGEDGVHTHMTNTANTPIEALELSYPLQVEKYELIPESGGKGTFSGGGGIRRAIRVLVDNATLSLQSDRRKYQPKGLQGGENGRAGKNYVLRAQKRIDLPSKVTMQLEKGDIVVLETPGGGGYGKSL